The window GACGCCAGTTCCGCCGACGGCCGGTGGCCTGTGCCGCCCGCCTGGTCCCGGCCGCCCCTGGGGCCGCGCCGTCAGGCCTTCAGCAGCTCCACCAGGCGGGAGAGGCCGTCGTCCGCGTGGCCCTCGGTGACCGCCCGGTCGAGCAACTCCCGCATCGGGGCGAAGAGTTCGGGGCGTACGCCCTGGTCGGCGAAGGCGGTCAGCAGGTTCGGGAACGCCGCCTGGTTGACGGCCAGGCTGGAGACGTCGGTCATGTGGCGGCCGGTGTCGACCGCCTCGGCCGTGCCCGGGACCAGACCGGCCGTCATGGCGTTCAGCCAGTCCGAGAGCAGCGGGGCGAACTCCCGGGCCTCGATGCCCTGGGAGCGGATCAGGGCGAAGGACTGGGCCACGCCCATCACCATGCCGTACATGCCCGTCAGCAGGGACAGGTCGTAGAGGGCCGCCAGGCCCGGGTCCGTGCCCGTCCAGCGGGTGCCGCCCAGGGCCGCGAGGGCCGGCCGATGCGACGCGTACGCCTCCTGGTCGCCGCTGTAGAGGACGTACGCGGCGGGGGTCCCGATCATCTGGGGCACGGCCATGATCCCGCCGTCGACGTACCGGATGCCGTGCTCCTGCGCCCAGAGCGCGAACTTCCGCGCCTGCGCGGGGGTTCCGTTGGTGACGTTCACCAGGGTGCGGCCCGCCAGCGCGGTGGTGTGCGGCTGGAGGAGCCCGGTCACGTCGTCGTACGTCGTGAGGCAGACGACGACCAGTGGGCTCGCGGTGACGGCCTCGGCCGGGGTGCCGGCCGGTGTCGCCCCCTGTGCGGTGAGCGGGCCCGTTCTGGACCGGGTGCGGTTCCAGACCGTGGTGGGGTGGCCGGCCCTCAGGAGGGCGGCCGCGAGTGCCGTGCCCATGAGGCCCAGGCCGAGGACGGTGACGGGGGTCTGTGACGAGTGGTGGGGTGCCATGACGACCATGCTGGTCGGGGGCCCAACTCGCCACAAGTACCCACTAGTTGGTCAGGTGCTTACCTCTTGGTGAGTGAGGCGGGCGCATGCGGCCGCTGAGTGGGGCCGCCGCTCGGTGTCACCAGGTGAGGGCGTTGTCCATCGTCGACTGCCAGTACGTGACCTGGATCGAGTCGTCCACGTACACGCCCTTCGCGGGGAGCGACGGGTTCTGAACCCTCTCCGAGCCCTTGAGGTGGAACGTCAGCGACTTGGCCGTGTAGCCGTTGGAGCCGCTGCCGTCCGCCGCCGACAGGAGCACGCCCGCGTATCCCGACTCGCCCGGAGCCAGCGTGGTCACCGCCTGCGGCTTGGAGTCCTCGAAGACCGGCGGTACCGACTGGGCCTCGCCGAAGCGGACGGCCGGGTAGCCGGTCAGGTTGCAGTTCTTCGAGCCGGTGTTGGTGACGGTGAGGAGGAGGTGGTTGAGGGGGCGGGAGACCACGGTGGCGGTCGTACGGACGTTGGTGCAGGGAGTGAGGGCGGAGTCCGAGTCCGCCGAGCCCGAGGAGTTCGTCGTGCCGGGGGAGGCCGTCGTGCCGTTCGAACCCGTGGAGCCCTGCGTGCCCTTGTCGCCGCCGGACGCCGATCCCACGGCGTCGGCCTGCCCCGCGCCCTTGGAGCTTCCCTCGCTGCCCTTGGGCGAGGGGGTCACGGACGAGGAGTCGGCGCCGGCCGACGCGCCCTCGTCGCGAACGCCCTCTCCGTTGTTGCACGCCGTCAGCGTCAGTGCGGCGAGCGCGAACGTGGCAGCGGCGAGCATACGGGTGCGGGTGGTGCGTGCGGACATGAGTGATCCCCCTGATGCGGTACGGGTGGTGGCACGGACCGCTCGACCGGGTGCCGGGAGCGGCGTGCTTGGATGGCCCAAGCTTGTGCGGCGACCCGTCCCGGCCGCCACACCTGTCGGGTTCTTCGGGACGCTGGAACGGCTGCAACGGCTCTGACCTGGGGGAACGACCTCCCCCTGGAACGGGGGTCCGGGACGCGAGAAGAGGGAGAAACGGTGGCGGGGGACGAGTTCACGGAGCTCTTGGGGCAGTTGAAGGAGCGGTCCGGGCTCAGCTACGGGGTGCTCGGGAAGCGGCTCCACACGAGCGCGTCCACGCTTCACCGGTACGTCAACGGGGATGCCGTGCCGACGGACTACGCGCCCGTGGAGCGGTTCGCGCGGGTCTGCCGGGCCACGCCCGAGGAACTGGTGGAGCTGCACCGGCGGTGGGTTCTCGCGGATGCGCGGCGGGGACAGAAGCAGGCCGGGAGCGGCGGCTCCGGAGCTGGGGCCGTGGCCGGGTATGGCTCTAATTCTGGCTCCGGGGGCGGTTCTGGTGCCGGCTCCGGCTTCGAGGGCCGGGCTGTGTCCGCCTCTGATGCCGATGCCGATGCCGATGCCGACAGCACGGCCGTCACTCCGGCCGCTTCTATGGTCCCTCTTGGTTCTCCGGTCCCTCCGGCTTCCTCTGACGTTCCGGTCGCCCGGCGGCGGCGTACCGTCGCCCTCGCCGGTGCCGCCGTGGCCGCCGCCGTCGTGTCCGCGGCGCTCGTGGTGAATCTCGTGCCGGGCGGGGACGACGACGGCAAGGGCCGGAAGCAGTCGGTGGGGGCGGCCGAGTCCGCCGACGGTCGGCCGGAGGCAGGTGAGTCCGCCGACGCGAAGAGCGGGTCTCCCTCACCGTCCGCCTCGCGGTCCGCGAGCCCCACACCCTCCGTCTCGTCCTCCGCCTCCCGGGCCGGCGGGGCCGGGGCGACGCGGCGCGGTGGCCCCGCGGCCGCGGACGGCGCCACCGCGCCCACCGTCGCCGTCAACCCGTACAAGTGGGAGGGCCCGTGCAGCCAGCACTACCTCGTCGACCGCAGGGCCG of the Streptomyces aurantiacus genome contains:
- a CDS encoding DUF4232 domain-containing protein — translated: MSARTTRTRMLAAATFALAALTLTACNNGEGVRDEGASAGADSSSVTPSPKGSEGSSKGAGQADAVGSASGGDKGTQGSTGSNGTTASPGTTNSSGSADSDSALTPCTNVRTTATVVSRPLNHLLLTVTNTGSKNCNLTGYPAVRFGEAQSVPPVFEDSKPQAVTTLAPGESGYAGVLLSAADGSGSNGYTAKSLTFHLKGSERVQNPSLPAKGVYVDDSIQVTYWQSTMDNALTW
- a CDS encoding helix-turn-helix domain-containing protein, with amino-acid sequence MAGDEFTELLGQLKERSGLSYGVLGKRLHTSASTLHRYVNGDAVPTDYAPVERFARVCRATPEELVELHRRWVLADARRGQKQAGSGGSGAGAVAGYGSNSGSGGGSGAGSGFEGRAVSASDADADADADSTAVTPAASMVPLGSPVPPASSDVPVARRRRTVALAGAAVAAAVVSAALVVNLVPGGDDDGKGRKQSVGAAESADGRPEAGESADAKSGSPSPSASRSASPTPSVSSSASRAGGAGATRRGGPAAADGATAPTVAVNPYKWEGPCSQHYLVDRRAEQVPPPPSEPDARGWVNALGGVAAGQQMLAVTVQGTGKATVVLEDLHVRVVDKSKPLAWNDFAMGVGCGGGVETTSFGVNLDAGRPETSPKAGQRDFPYKVSESDPEVFYIFADARTHNVSWFLELDWSSGTQTGSVRVDDRGKPFRTSGNVGRPAYDFPLGDSEWGRNEYEPDVPG
- a CDS encoding NAD(P)-dependent oxidoreductase, with translation MAPHHSSQTPVTVLGLGLMGTALAAALLRAGHPTTVWNRTRSRTGPLTAQGATPAGTPAEAVTASPLVVVCLTTYDDVTGLLQPHTTALAGRTLVNVTNGTPAQARKFALWAQEHGIRYVDGGIMAVPQMIGTPAAYVLYSGDQEAYASHRPALAALGGTRWTGTDPGLAALYDLSLLTGMYGMVMGVAQSFALIRSQGIEAREFAPLLSDWLNAMTAGLVPGTAEAVDTGRHMTDVSSLAVNQAAFPNLLTAFADQGVRPELFAPMRELLDRAVTEGHADDGLSRLVELLKA